A stretch of the Kroppenstedtia eburnea genome encodes the following:
- a CDS encoding amidohydrolase/deacetylase family metallohydrolase: MMDLLIQNGTVVDPSQQIQGVRDIGVNRGKIVGLFEPGMIPAASARERIDASGCLVTPGLIDLHVHVFEHRTPLGVHADLIGVAQGVTTVVDAGSTGSRDFPSFLTEVVQVNQTQVLLWINIASQGLCDGLSELADLSQLKPEETEELIGQYPLIRGIKARISSSVVKESGLKPLLIAKELARKVKLPLMVHIGNAPPPLGEILDLLDGGDVVTHAFHGKPGGIFDGNGELIPEANRALKRGVLFDVGHGSSSFSFRTMKRAKKLQIPPHTISTDLYRQNMDGPVVSLVTTMNKFLALGFSLEEVVKASTWMPAEVLGLADEIGTLKEQTIADLSILKMISHPTPLFDSENEELVGNPQLHALYTIKSGKVWKHDR, from the coding sequence ATGATGGATCTTTTGATCCAAAATGGAACAGTCGTGGATCCTTCCCAACAGATTCAGGGTGTCCGTGATATCGGGGTGAATCGAGGGAAAATTGTGGGTTTATTTGAACCGGGTATGATTCCGGCGGCGTCGGCCAGGGAGCGAATCGATGCTTCAGGCTGTTTGGTCACTCCGGGATTGATCGATCTCCATGTTCATGTATTTGAGCATCGAACCCCCTTGGGAGTCCATGCCGATCTCATCGGGGTTGCACAAGGGGTGACGACGGTTGTGGATGCCGGAAGCACGGGTTCCCGCGATTTCCCATCCTTTCTCACAGAGGTCGTACAGGTGAACCAAACCCAAGTCCTGCTATGGATCAACATCGCTTCCCAAGGACTGTGCGATGGGCTTTCCGAGCTGGCCGATCTGAGTCAGCTGAAACCGGAGGAGACGGAGGAATTGATCGGGCAATACCCGCTGATTCGGGGGATCAAGGCCCGGATCAGCAGTTCAGTGGTGAAGGAAAGCGGATTGAAGCCTTTGCTTATCGCCAAGGAACTGGCACGAAAAGTGAAACTCCCGCTGATGGTTCATATCGGTAATGCTCCACCGCCACTGGGTGAAATATTGGACCTTTTGGATGGCGGGGATGTGGTGACCCATGCTTTTCATGGAAAGCCGGGCGGGATCTTTGATGGGAACGGGGAATTGATCCCGGAAGCGAACCGGGCATTAAAGAGGGGCGTACTGTTTGACGTCGGGCACGGAAGCTCCAGTTTCAGCTTTCGAACCATGAAGAGAGCAAAGAAACTGCAAATTCCCCCTCATACGATCAGTACCGATCTGTATCGCCAGAACATGGACGGTCCCGTGGTCAGCTTGGTTACGACGATGAACAAGTTTTTAGCCCTTGGATTTTCCCTGGAGGAGGTGGTGAAAGCATCTACCTGGATGCCGGCCGAGGTATTGGGCTTGGCAGACGAAATCGGAACATTAAAAGAGCAGACCATCGCTGACCTCTCGATTCTGAAAATGATTTCTCATCCCACACCCCTGTTCGATTCTGAAAATGAAGAGCTGGTGGGGAATCCCCAATTACACGCACTGTACACGATCAAATCGGGAAAGGTTTGGAAGCATGATAGATGA
- a CDS encoding PRD domain-containing protein, protein MIDDLIQEISKQQPLSVQEKNELKTLLVDVEAQTEMIPLLLSKERRLAIGVHLLAFVRRVEKGESLPPLEEELWEQISDEMKEVSRQILLPYGKNKGRKIDNTEILLLAVHFATATVEQS, encoded by the coding sequence ATGATAGATGATCTGATTCAGGAAATCTCCAAGCAACAACCCTTGTCAGTACAAGAAAAGAATGAATTAAAAACGTTACTGGTGGATGTCGAAGCACAGACCGAGATGATCCCCCTTCTTCTTTCAAAGGAACGCCGGCTTGCGATCGGTGTTCACCTGTTAGCCTTTGTCCGGCGTGTGGAGAAAGGTGAATCACTCCCCCCTTTGGAAGAAGAGTTATGGGAACAAATCAGCGACGAAATGAAAGAGGTCAGCCGACAGATTCTTCTCCCTTACGGCAAAAACAAGGGTCGGAAAATTGACAATACGGAAATACTTCTGCTCGCCGTTCATTTTGCGACGGCAACAGTTGAACAATCCTGA
- a CDS encoding SFCGS family glycine-rich protein: MERKVKVVIGDRLGKGQHVAKGVEAAGGIPIQIPGIGADMKVGDYMQKEGADFGISFCGSGGAGALSAKTKYQYPVEYGLRSIDAGITALREGKKVIGFGFMDTEELGRRLTEEYIKIMGGQGC; encoded by the coding sequence ATGGAACGAAAAGTGAAAGTGGTCATCGGAGACCGGTTGGGAAAAGGCCAGCATGTGGCAAAAGGGGTGGAGGCGGCTGGTGGAATCCCCATTCAGATTCCGGGGATCGGCGCAGACATGAAGGTGGGTGACTACATGCAGAAAGAAGGGGCGGACTTCGGCATTTCCTTCTGCGGGAGCGGTGGTGCAGGGGCATTATCGGCGAAAACCAAATATCAATATCCGGTTGAGTATGGTCTTCGTTCGATTGATGCCGGGATCACCGCCCTGCGGGAAGGAAAAAAAGTGATCGGCTTTGGATTCATGGATACAGAAGAGCTGGGGAGACGGCTCACGGAAGAATATATAAAAATCATGGGAGGTCAGGGCTGTTGA
- a CDS encoding DUF4312 family protein → MYQSLVHTLTLSGVAESKEAAFNQIFSQIKSKIAQEIPGIPLRIEPQNAEVVRAKETVYTERFLGIFFPRKRTRYEITAKITVQLQLIDISKIEFDREDRHLTRTQHLLRMK, encoded by the coding sequence ATGTATCAATCGCTGGTTCACACGCTGACGTTAAGCGGAGTCGCCGAATCGAAAGAAGCAGCTTTCAATCAAATCTTTTCACAGATCAAAAGTAAAATCGCCCAAGAGATTCCCGGGATCCCCCTGCGGATCGAACCGCAAAACGCGGAAGTGGTTCGGGCCAAGGAAACGGTATACACTGAGCGGTTTCTGGGGATTTTCTTTCCGAGAAAACGGACCCGTTATGAGATTACGGCGAAAATCACCGTTCAATTGCAACTGATTGACATTTCAAAAATTGAATTTGACAGGGAAGACCGCCATTTGACCCGAACCCAGCACCTTTTGCGCATGAAGTGA
- a CDS encoding DUF4311 domain-containing protein, which translates to MEPLIIILESIIIGALVGFGVGAGAARMFHAPTVQGMGAFRTLGELNACEGDSISHFSFGLGFLFNSWASVVGAGALTQDVEHRIIPNWAAATLLWRNKKVEQTLHNPKKMAFAGAIVGMIVVAVMNSTAASIPESMRQVATEVLVPAADWLINPIMPIVFWTAAMDAGKRTGVWGTVLGGLAHLIMGNAVPGIVLGILIGKGVDDSGWNRITKTLVTAVILLFLLSGFFRGFDVELLHSIQVDVPQWLIELHKFVGSEVK; encoded by the coding sequence ATGGAACCCCTGATCATTATTTTGGAATCCATCATTATCGGGGCCTTGGTCGGATTCGGCGTGGGTGCCGGGGCGGCCAGGATGTTCCACGCACCGACGGTACAGGGAATGGGTGCATTCCGCACCTTGGGGGAATTGAATGCCTGTGAAGGGGACTCGATCTCACACTTCTCCTTCGGCTTGGGATTTTTGTTTAACTCATGGGCTTCTGTTGTCGGTGCAGGGGCCCTCACTCAAGACGTGGAACACCGGATTATTCCGAACTGGGCAGCCGCTACATTGTTGTGGAGAAACAAAAAAGTGGAGCAAACCTTGCACAACCCCAAAAAAATGGCCTTCGCAGGTGCGATCGTAGGGATGATCGTGGTGGCTGTCATGAACTCCACTGCCGCTTCGATCCCTGAATCGATGCGGCAGGTTGCCACTGAAGTACTCGTTCCCGCTGCCGATTGGTTAATTAACCCGATCATGCCGATTGTATTTTGGACAGCAGCGATGGATGCCGGAAAACGTACCGGGGTATGGGGTACCGTTCTGGGCGGGTTGGCCCACTTGATCATGGGAAATGCAGTTCCGGGAATCGTGCTCGGTATTTTGATCGGAAAAGGCGTGGACGACAGCGGTTGGAACCGAATTACGAAAACCCTCGTCACAGCCGTGATCTTGCTGTTTCTCCTCAGCGGCTTCTTCCGCGGTTTTGATGTGGAACTGTTACACAGCATTCAGGTGGATGTCCCTCAATGGCTCATCGAACTCCACAAGTTCGTTGGTTCGGAGGTGAAGTGA
- a CDS encoding DUF4310 family protein gives MDIRTKGFWYSESAFILFVACLSAGIFAGTHMYYVYHVGAFNEIAIVALLEAGIKGGSFGAAAAFGASFLFARVLEGPLVGILDIGGALQTGVGIGIPALMLAAGLTAPLTSFPLALLTGAVIGAAIGLVILLIRKYTINSSNSTFGSDVMMGAGNAAGRYLGPLIVIAAVMASIPVGIGATAGAAVFYAYKKPIAGGAILGAMIMGLFFPIAK, from the coding sequence ATGGATATCCGGACAAAAGGTTTTTGGTATTCAGAGAGTGCTTTTATTCTGTTTGTTGCTTGTCTCTCTGCGGGAATTTTTGCAGGAACCCATATGTATTATGTCTACCATGTCGGTGCGTTCAACGAAATCGCGATCGTCGCCTTGCTGGAAGCAGGAATTAAAGGCGGAAGTTTTGGTGCCGCCGCCGCATTTGGTGCCAGCTTCTTATTTGCCCGCGTTCTGGAAGGTCCATTGGTGGGAATTTTGGATATCGGGGGGGCCTTGCAAACCGGTGTGGGAATCGGGATTCCGGCATTAATGTTGGCCGCCGGGTTAACGGCCCCGCTCACTTCCTTCCCCCTCGCACTGTTGACAGGAGCAGTAATCGGTGCTGCCATCGGCCTCGTCATTCTCTTGATTCGCAAATACACCATCAATTCTTCCAACTCCACCTTTGGTTCCGATGTGATGATGGGTGCCGGCAACGCGGCAGGCCGCTATCTGGGACCTCTGATCGTGATCGCCGCGGTGATGGCATCCATCCCCGTGGGGATTGGAGCAACAGCGGGTGCGGCAGTTTTTTACGCTTATAAGAAGCCGATCGCCGGCGGAGCTATTTTGGGCGCGATGATCATGGGATTGTTTTTCCCAATCGCAAAATAA
- a CDS encoding DgaE family pyridoxal phosphate-dependent ammonia lyase: MGIYQDFGLKQIINASGKMTALGASAVHRDIAKALSEGSMDYVDMEELMVAAGKRIATATCAEDGCPTSGAAAGISISVAAVIAGTNLTRIEGLPFSDGLRNEIVIQKGHLVHFNAPITQMIALGGGKAVEVGQVNHVEKSHIVESITEQTAALFYVKSHHTVQKGMQSLETMIAVAREHQLPIIVDAAAEEDLHQYIAMGADLVIYSGGKAIGGPTSGFICGRAPLIKACRAQYQGIGRAMKVGKEAIAGLLTALQRYENKEDSSKEQRERMHWLLEQLKGVRGMEGRMVKDEAGREIYRAQLKIDPQVLGMDTYELIRRLESGNPAIFSRNHDANLGIIHIDPRPLLQGQEELIVKRIREIVEEKDEPAI; the protein is encoded by the coding sequence ATGGGAATTTATCAGGACTTCGGCTTGAAGCAAATCATCAATGCGAGCGGCAAAATGACGGCATTGGGCGCAAGCGCGGTTCATCGGGATATCGCCAAGGCTCTTTCCGAGGGGTCGATGGATTATGTGGACATGGAAGAATTGATGGTCGCAGCGGGAAAAAGAATCGCAACAGCCACATGTGCCGAGGATGGATGTCCCACTTCAGGGGCGGCAGCAGGCATATCGATCAGTGTGGCTGCCGTCATCGCAGGTACAAATTTGACGAGGATCGAAGGTCTCCCTTTCTCAGATGGACTCAGAAATGAAATCGTGATTCAAAAAGGGCATCTGGTCCATTTTAACGCGCCGATTACACAGATGATTGCCCTCGGCGGCGGGAAAGCAGTTGAAGTGGGCCAGGTCAACCATGTGGAAAAAAGTCATATCGTTGAATCCATCACGGAGCAGACGGCTGCCCTGTTTTATGTCAAATCCCATCATACGGTCCAGAAAGGCATGCAATCGCTGGAGACCATGATTGCAGTCGCCCGGGAGCATCAACTCCCGATCATCGTGGATGCAGCCGCGGAGGAGGACCTGCATCAATATATTGCCATGGGGGCGGACCTGGTGATCTACAGCGGGGGAAAAGCGATCGGAGGTCCGACATCCGGGTTTATTTGCGGCCGTGCCCCTCTCATCAAAGCGTGTCGCGCCCAATATCAAGGAATCGGCCGGGCCATGAAAGTGGGGAAAGAAGCGATTGCAGGATTATTGACCGCTCTTCAGCGTTACGAAAACAAGGAGGACTCCTCCAAAGAACAGCGGGAGCGGATGCATTGGTTGCTGGAACAGCTGAAAGGGGTTCGCGGGATGGAAGGCAGGATGGTGAAGGACGAAGCAGGGCGTGAAATCTACCGGGCGCAGTTGAAAATCGACCCACAAGTGTTGGGAATGGACACTTATGAATTGATTCGTCGGTTGGAATCCGGAAACCCGGCCATTTTCTCGCGAAACCATGATGCCAATTTGGGGATCATCCACATCGACCCGAGACCCCTCTTGCAAGGCCAGGAAGAGCTGATCGTCAAGCGGATCCGAGAGATAGTGGAGGAAAAAGATGAACCTGCAATTTAA
- a CDS encoding KDGP aldolase yields the protein MNLQFNLLAKNVANAKEIMEATDGRALIGIMVKHFPSIEEAAETIQTFQDEDIPVSVGLGAGDPTQWEKVVQVSVQTKPAHVNQVFPAAGYTLASLQSANSEHTIVNALIAPSGTPGKVFICTGPASRLYREPVSCDLAAAMLAETGVQSVKFYPIEGKRRLDEVAEMVKAAVRHQIRIFEPTGGIDLDSLPDLVKVCAQHGSERIIPHIYTSIVDRETGRTRVEDVKALFQSVF from the coding sequence ATGAACCTGCAATTTAATTTGCTGGCCAAAAACGTTGCCAATGCGAAAGAGATCATGGAAGCGACAGACGGCCGCGCTTTGATCGGGATCATGGTAAAGCATTTTCCATCGATCGAGGAAGCTGCCGAGACCATCCAAACCTTTCAAGATGAAGATATTCCGGTCTCGGTCGGATTGGGGGCCGGTGATCCCACACAATGGGAAAAAGTGGTCCAGGTATCCGTTCAGACGAAACCCGCCCATGTCAACCAGGTATTCCCCGCCGCCGGCTATACGTTGGCTTCCCTGCAAAGTGCCAACAGTGAACACACCATTGTAAATGCATTAATTGCACCAAGTGGAACACCCGGAAAAGTGTTTATCTGCACAGGACCTGCCAGCCGGCTGTATCGGGAACCGGTTTCCTGCGATCTGGCTGCGGCCATGCTGGCAGAGACCGGCGTTCAATCGGTCAAATTTTATCCCATTGAAGGAAAAAGGCGGTTGGATGAAGTGGCGGAAATGGTTAAAGCCGCGGTCCGCCATCAAATCCGCATCTTTGAGCCGACGGGTGGAATCGATCTGGATTCTTTACCGGATCTCGTGAAGGTATGTGCGCAACACGGCTCTGAACGAATCATCCCCCACATCTACACGTCCATCGTGGACCGGGAAACGGGACGGACTCGCGTCGAAGATGTGAAAGCATTGTTTCAATCGGTTTTTTAG
- a CDS encoding NAD(P)H-dependent oxidoreductase, translating into MGKIVLINGSMNPESVTKRVLQLFAKVLQKKGYETELICVAETNFP; encoded by the coding sequence ATGGGGAAAATTGTATTGATTAACGGTAGCATGAACCCTGAATCAGTGACCAAGCGAGTGCTCCAGCTGTTCGCGAAAGTGCTGCAAAAAAAAGGCTATGAAACGGAATTGATCTGTGTGGCCGAGACTAACTTCCCGTGA
- the sigK gene encoding RNA polymerase sporulation sigma factor SigK, producing the protein MPGLFTTLALLFREVTLFVAYIKNNAFPQPLNEKEEEKYLKQMAGGDKEARNILIEHNLRLVAHIVKKFENTSEDNEDLISIGTIGLIKAIESYQPNKGTKLATYAARCIENEILMHLRSLKKARKDVSLHDPIGTDKEGNEITLIDVLGTDRDEIVETVQLKIEKSKIYGYLHILDEREQDVIRNRFGLSGGKEKTQREIAKELGISRSYVSRIEKRALIKLFHEFYRVGSQ; encoded by the coding sequence ATGCCCGGTTTGTTCACGACCCTTGCTTTATTGTTCCGTGAAGTGACCCTCTTCGTCGCGTACATCAAGAACAATGCTTTTCCCCAGCCCCTGAACGAAAAAGAGGAGGAAAAGTATCTCAAGCAGATGGCCGGGGGTGACAAGGAAGCCCGCAACATCCTGATTGAACATAACCTGCGCCTGGTGGCCCACATCGTGAAAAAGTTTGAAAACACCAGTGAGGACAACGAAGACTTGATCTCCATCGGCACAATCGGCTTGATCAAAGCGATCGAGTCCTACCAGCCCAACAAAGGAACCAAGCTGGCCACCTATGCCGCCCGCTGTATTGAAAACGAGATTCTGATGCACCTCAGATCCCTGAAAAAAGCCAGAAAAGACGTCTCCCTCCATGATCCGATCGGAACCGACAAGGAAGGGAATGAAATCACCCTGATCGATGTGTTGGGGACGGATCGGGATGAAATTGTGGAGACGGTTCAGTTGAAGATCGAAAAGAGCAAAATCTACGGTTATCTGCACATTCTGGACGAACGGGAACAGGATGTGATCCGGAACCGGTTCGGCCTGTCCGGCGGCAAGGAGAAGACCCAGCGGGAAATCGCAAAAGAGCTGGGCATCTCCCGCTCCTATGTCTCCCGCATAGAAAAAAGAGCCTTGATCAAGTTGTTCCACGAGTTTTACCGGGTCGGTTCCCAGTGA
- a CDS encoding helix-turn-helix domain-containing protein gives MKTTDIHELGEVIRQERKRQGLRLEDLADENISPATISNIERGASHVRYEKAQYLLDKLGLKLEDIPHLLLQERDRLLELQRQARKIESMIVVGNVEIARELLDHIEVDDKHPLAATFHFHRGQLHITQKNWRRAESALHHAIHLSNVVKQTSNVEAAAFQASALSTMSRMI, from the coding sequence ATGAAAACAACAGATATCCATGAACTTGGTGAAGTGATCCGACAAGAGCGAAAAAGGCAAGGGCTTCGACTGGAAGATTTGGCCGATGAGAACATCTCCCCAGCCACGATCAGCAACATCGAACGTGGCGCCTCACACGTTCGCTATGAGAAAGCGCAGTATCTCCTCGACAAACTGGGGCTCAAGCTGGAAGATATTCCGCACTTGTTGTTGCAAGAAAGGGACAGGCTGTTGGAGCTACAGAGACAAGCCCGCAAGATTGAGTCCATGATCGTGGTCGGCAATGTAGAGATAGCCAGGGAGTTACTGGATCACATCGAAGTAGACGATAAACATCCCTTGGCGGCCACCTTTCACTTTCATCGTGGCCAGCTCCATATCACTCAGAAGAACTGGAGACGAGCGGAGTCTGCCTTGCATCATGCGATTCACTTATCCAACGTGGTCAAACAAACCAGCAACGTGGAAGCAGCCGCATTCCAGGCCTCAGCTTTGTCCACTATGAGCAGAATGATTTAG
- a CDS encoding FecCD family ABC transporter permease: MIPTSTRRKQKRWIYMLFALIVFTTVIGMGWGTASLSYDRLLPTLIGQGSFKEEFILFSIRLPRLLITLLAGMALALSGGVLQSVARNDLADPGMIGINSGAGVAIAVFFLFSPLEVGNFVYAIPFIAFVGALVTASLIYVLAYERRTGLQPIRLILIGVGLSTTLSGAMIILISSAEREKVDFIAKWLAGSVWGVDWPFVWAILPWLLILIPFVWIKSNQLNLLSMDEPVAIGVGLQMNRERLLLLLAAVALAAAATSVTGGIAFVGLMAPHLAKAVIGHRTQLYLPLCLLLGGWLLLVADTIGRNMVAPEGIPAGVIVSMIGAPYFIYLLFKRTNRWGEG; the protein is encoded by the coding sequence GTGATCCCAACTTCCACTCGACGCAAGCAAAAACGTTGGATATATATGCTGTTTGCTCTGATTGTCTTCACCACGGTGATCGGCATGGGGTGGGGGACCGCTTCGTTATCCTATGATCGTCTGCTTCCAACCCTGATCGGTCAAGGAAGCTTTAAAGAAGAGTTCATTCTCTTTTCCATTCGTCTCCCCAGGCTCCTGATCACACTGTTGGCTGGAATGGCCCTTGCCTTGTCCGGTGGGGTCTTGCAATCAGTTGCTCGCAACGATTTAGCGGATCCGGGGATGATCGGCATTAACTCGGGGGCCGGTGTTGCGATCGCCGTCTTCTTCCTGTTTTCCCCGCTGGAGGTGGGAAACTTTGTCTATGCCATTCCATTCATCGCTTTTGTGGGGGCTCTTGTGACGGCCTCACTCATTTATGTGTTGGCTTACGAAAGACGTACAGGATTGCAACCGATCCGTCTGATTTTGATTGGGGTGGGACTTTCCACCACGCTCTCAGGGGCGATGATCATCCTCATTTCCTCAGCGGAACGGGAAAAGGTTGATTTTATCGCGAAATGGCTGGCCGGATCCGTTTGGGGAGTGGATTGGCCCTTTGTGTGGGCGATTTTGCCATGGCTCTTGATCTTGATTCCATTTGTCTGGATCAAATCGAATCAACTGAATCTCCTCTCCATGGATGAACCGGTGGCGATTGGAGTGGGACTTCAGATGAACCGGGAACGCCTCCTCCTCCTGCTCGCTGCCGTCGCCTTGGCAGCTGCGGCGACATCTGTGACGGGAGGCATCGCCTTTGTCGGACTGATGGCGCCCCATTTGGCCAAAGCTGTCATCGGACACCGGACACAATTGTATCTGCCCCTCTGTCTGTTGCTCGGGGGCTGGTTATTGCTGGTGGCGGATACCATCGGACGAAACATGGTCGCCCCGGAGGGGATCCCTGCCGGAGTGATCGTGTCGATGATTGGTGCCCCTTATTTCATCTATCTGTTGTTTAAAAGGACGAATCGATGGGGAGAGGGATGA
- a CDS encoding FecCD family ABC transporter permease: MNSRTWVFPVLFCGFLLLFVLMFLGAMVWGAADTSVRDVWLALTSSETNQKMNILREIRFPREVAAIGVGAALAVSGAIMQGMTRNPLADPGLLGLTAGANAALAIAMAFLPGLDYFGIMIACFIGAGMGSLIVFGLGGGSSPFRLVLAGAAVSTFLFAVAEGTALIFKISKDVSMWTAGGLIGTTWNQLLWVMPVIFIGLLAALYFSRQLTILSLNEEVAVGLGQNTQHIKGILLIITILLAGASVSLAGNMVFVGLVVPHMVRAVVGADYRLIIPSAAIIGATFMLLADTLGRTIQAPYETPVVAIMAMIGLPFFLVIVRKGGQSFP, from the coding sequence ATGAATTCGAGAACATGGGTTTTCCCTGTTTTATTTTGTGGCTTTCTCCTGCTGTTTGTGCTCATGTTTCTCGGAGCGATGGTGTGGGGAGCAGCAGATACGTCGGTACGGGATGTCTGGCTGGCGCTCACTTCTTCTGAAACGAACCAAAAAATGAACATCCTGCGCGAGATCCGCTTCCCCCGGGAAGTCGCTGCCATCGGGGTCGGTGCCGCTTTGGCCGTGTCGGGGGCCATTATGCAGGGCATGACACGAAATCCCCTCGCCGATCCGGGACTGCTCGGTCTCACGGCGGGTGCAAATGCCGCCTTGGCCATTGCAATGGCATTCCTTCCGGGCCTTGACTATTTCGGGATCATGATTGCTTGTTTCATCGGAGCCGGAATGGGTTCGTTGATCGTCTTTGGATTGGGAGGGGGCTCTTCACCCTTTCGCCTTGTTTTGGCAGGGGCGGCCGTTTCAACATTTTTATTTGCGGTTGCAGAGGGGACCGCCCTCATTTTCAAAATTTCGAAAGACGTATCGATGTGGACAGCCGGCGGATTGATCGGAACCACGTGGAATCAGCTCTTGTGGGTGATGCCGGTCATCTTCATCGGGCTCCTTGCGGCGCTTTACTTTTCGCGTCAGTTGACCATTCTCAGTTTAAATGAAGAGGTTGCAGTCGGTCTTGGACAAAACACGCAACACATCAAAGGGATTCTCTTGATCATCACCATTTTATTGGCAGGAGCGTCTGTTTCATTGGCTGGAAACATGGTGTTTGTTGGCTTGGTGGTACCCCATATGGTACGAGCCGTCGTGGGAGCGGATTATCGTCTGATCATCCCATCCGCTGCCATCATCGGGGCCACCTTTATGTTGCTTGCGGACACACTTGGACGGACGATCCAGGCTCCGTATGAAACTCCGGTGGTGGCGATCATGGCCATGATCGGACTTCCCTTCTTTCTCGTCATTGTCCGTAAAGGGGGTCAATCGTTCCCGTGA
- a CDS encoding iron-hydroxamate ABC transporter substrate-binding protein, with protein sequence MKKWLIPMLLPLLLIAGACSHQGQSSEEAKGSKKTVIYQSENGPVEVPAHPKRVVVLGSFTGNVMALDVNLVGVDPWARMNPRWEKQLKDVPEVSDENLEKIIELQPDLIIGLSNTKNVDKLKKIAPTVTFTYNKLDYLQQHIEIGKLLNKEKEATAWVEDFKERAKQTGQEIKDRIGEDATVSVIENYDKQLYVFGNNWGRGTEVLYQAMGLKLPKKVKEKALKSGYHALSPEVLPQFAGDYLIISKYDDTDNSYMKTRAYQSIPAVKKGRAFVVNAKEFFFNDPLTLDYQLEFFKEKFLGKSEEEDG encoded by the coding sequence ATGAAGAAATGGCTCATTCCCATGTTGCTGCCTCTCTTGCTGATTGCCGGCGCTTGCAGTCACCAGGGGCAAAGTTCTGAAGAAGCGAAGGGATCAAAAAAAACCGTCATCTATCAATCTGAAAATGGTCCCGTCGAGGTGCCCGCCCATCCGAAACGGGTGGTCGTCCTCGGATCATTTACCGGCAACGTCATGGCGTTGGATGTCAACCTGGTCGGTGTCGACCCGTGGGCCCGGATGAATCCGCGGTGGGAAAAACAGTTGAAAGACGTGCCCGAAGTATCTGATGAAAACCTCGAAAAAATCATCGAACTCCAACCGGACTTGATTATCGGTCTCTCAAACACGAAAAACGTCGATAAATTAAAAAAAATAGCTCCCACTGTGACATTCACATATAACAAGCTGGACTATCTTCAGCAACATATCGAAATCGGCAAATTGCTCAATAAAGAAAAAGAAGCAACTGCATGGGTGGAAGACTTCAAGGAACGGGCCAAGCAAACCGGTCAGGAAATCAAAGACCGGATCGGTGAGGATGCGACGGTTTCCGTCATTGAAAACTATGACAAGCAGCTCTACGTTTTCGGTAACAACTGGGGACGGGGCACAGAGGTTCTATACCAGGCGATGGGATTGAAACTGCCGAAAAAAGTGAAGGAAAAAGCACTGAAATCCGGATATCATGCGCTGTCTCCGGAAGTGCTTCCTCAGTTTGCCGGAGACTATCTCATCATCAGCAAGTATGATGATACCGACAACTCGTATATGAAAACCAGGGCGTATCAAAGCATTCCGGCGGTGAAAAAAGGTCGTGCCTTCGTGGTGAACGCGAAGGAGTTCTTTTTCAACGATCCACTTACGCTGGACTATCAGCTGGAATTCTTCAAAGAGAAGTTTCTCGGTAAATCAGAAGAAGAAGACGGGTAA